The DNA window GTTCGTTAGCTTGCTAAACCTGACCATTTCTAAAACTTACCAAGGTATCTACCGACCTAGATCAAGTGTCAATTGCTAAAAATTGTACAGGTGTGATAGCCTTGAAATAATTACCCACTGCCAACTCAAATGAGGAACTGAATGAACATAAAGAGCAAACCATTACATGCCAACTTCTTGTTgtttagctaacgttagctaccaGTGCATACCTAGTAGCCGCTAGCTAACTAGCGGCTACTACCAAAAATTAACTAGCCAGCCAAGACTAACATCTACACTAAGATATATCGTGAAAATAACTGAATGAATTATCCAAACTACCATACATATCAAACACTACACAATCCGCATTTTAACTGTACAAGTGTTAACAGACAAACGGTGATACAATCCCCACATAAAGCATCGATAGCTAGCTAATTTAGCCATCACTTCACTGGCCAGTCGTGTCGTTAACGTTACATTTGTATAAACTTAAAACAATTGTTCGGAAAGCTAGCGTTAGTCGTTGTAGACTACGACTTACCTTGTATGATTCAATAACAGACACATATTCATGCCACTGCAAAATGTGTCTTAACAGTCAACAATGATGGTATAGTGAAATTCTAAAGATAACAGCCCACTGAATTACGCTACAACGACGAGCTAACAGTAGCAGCTAGCCCTTTCGCCGTTTACTGTTAACTATAGCCTGTTACTGTCAATGAGCTACCGTTAGCATTTGAAAgttaaatatgaaaagtaaatcaTTCAACTGGAGTTAATCAAAGTCTAGCCAGACGAGTCTACCGTGAACAGTGAGTTTGGTAATAACAATCAAACAGAATCACAATGTACGCAGATATCCAACAAAGTTTGTCTGATTAACCAACGCTATGGTTACCTAGCCCTAGCTAGGGAAGAGTATTCAGCAATCTATGATCTGACTTTTTAATGTCTGTATTAACCAGTTTATTACGTACCTTTTGTATTCTTTTTAGAGCCATGGTATCGTTATTGTACCGTCTTTCAATCCTGTCGATAGATATTAGATCTTATTGCTTGTAAGGTGCACAATACTTTCTGTATCCCTGAGTGTCTGAGGAACCAGTGAACAGTGGATACTGATAGGCTAGTACACCCGCACGGAGCACGGAGATACTCCAACGCAGGCTAGCTTCTGCTAACTGAATGTGTCAAAGTAAAAGTCATCTTCTCACAGAACAAATTGAACAATAAAATCTCTTATCTATATTTCTCTGTTCGTCGACGGTTCAAAGGAACAACGATTAGAAATTAAAGCCTGTCcatgaaatgacaaaaacaaaaaaatgcactGAGCTCATGTCCAGATAGCGAAAGTACAGTTGTGAATGACATAGctactattattatttcttttagGTAAAAATAAATGACATTTCCCATGATGCATTCGTGCTCTGAAGGCGCATTTTCTGTGCGTGCATATGGCGTGCATGGTTAGCCTAACGCAAAATCGTAACATTTTAGATAAAGTTTGATTTCTGTCTTCGTATTACTTTTTCCATTTGCATTGAGGTGTCTTGCGTTATCTACTGAAATGGCTCCCCTAAGCATAATGGCAGCGAGTATCAACATTTTGACAAAATCGTTTGGTCTGCTTTCAACTGCATCTCTTGCAAGGTAAGTTAGCCGCCTAGCTAACTAAGAAGGTTAAAAGTTAGGAGGTAGGTAGATTAAGAGATTGATACTGTTGTCTTTGTTATTCCAGCGCATCCCTTTGCTATTGTATAGCAAGCTTTAACTTGACTCTGCTGTATGCGTCAAGTGAATACAGTGTGGCTAATGTTAGTCCTGTTatcaaatgtgtgaacttgaCATGCTAACGTTACTGTGGCTGGCATTTGCCCGAGACATTCTGCAGTGCACTTCTCTGTCTACTATCTTTCGTTGTCAGCCCTAGAATTAAGAATGTATGGAAAATGTAGACATAGTATTTTGCTATAGGTAATGCGTTGTATGTCACGCTTGATTGAGGTCGTGGAATGTCTAGAAGTTTTGACGTGTAGGTTGCGagatacatttttgttttttgttttttttaggtgCACATGTGCAATAACAGCAGCTACGCCTTTTAGCACGACTTCTGATGGTCGACCCAAAAGACCAACAACATCGTACGCCCGATATGTGAAAGAGCAGATGCCTCGAGTAAAGCAAATGTATCCAGGTAAAACCACGTCTGCGTGCCGTGTATAGGATGCCAGCGCAGGTCTGGTAAAGTGTGGATTGTTGTGATGTTTGGATTATAGTAGTGCATGCATTGCTCATTGCTTTGAGTAATACATGCATATAGTCACCAATGATCAAGACATATCAAATCACAAATATCAAAATCCAGTGAAAATACTCACTACAGCTCTACAAAAATGGTAGGTGTTATTGAACCATTTAGCCCTTTGTAATACATGCTCTTTGAATAATAAGACGGGAGTATTTTGgatgtaaaaaaaatgtttatagaGGATTTACAGTGAAATCAGTTTCTAAGACATGCACAACTTTGTTGATTTCAGGTTTCAAAATGCTTGAGGCCACCAAAAAGATTGCAGAGCGATGGAATGAGCTTTCACCTAATCAAAAACGAGTAAGTTGTCTTTTGTTTGAGAACTAACATATTTTGACAATCCAATTAAAAATCCAATTAAAATCCAATTCACTTCCCATAGTGTAGTGAAATGCAAAGTACGTACTGTATCTACATAGGCAGATTGGGTCATGAGCCCAATTTTCTGTGGGTCCATACGAATATGTGTCACCAGTTTAACTTCACGCAAGGatgcaaggatgtttatttgtcacatgcatatgattactaatgctATCACTCAAAGATTTAAAATGGATATGAAAGACACTGTATGTCGATTAGACAGAAGGCTAAAGCCTATTGAAGGAATTGTGTTTTAGTCGCTCGCTGATGTGCACTAACAGTTTCAAAGTCTATTAGATAGTCTTTCTATAGATTATTTAGAGCATCCCCTGTATTgcaagtgtttgtttttcaggAAGCCTATTGTGTCTTTCAGCATTTCAAGCAGCTGTACATTGATGGCCTTAGCATAGCAGTAGGACTTAAGCAGTAGAATTGAATAATTAaatgctatatatatatatatccctaTATACACCTATATATGGGATTAACACATTCCATTCTAGCAAGAGTAAGTTTTAACTTGAACAAAGAAACAAGAGCATAAACCATATGTCCTGACTACTAAATTGCATCGGTTTCTAGGGAAATACACTGTTTTTTAATGTTCTGAATGGTTTAGCTCCGTTCATTAATTCAGTGAAGTTGCGCACTCTGGCGCACACATTGCGAACAGTCTAGTAATGCTACACAAACGCAGTACCGGAGAATTGCCAGAGTCTGGAGTATTCCCATTGGATAGGTAACGTTTCGTAGCTGGCATTATGTGAGCTTAACAACAGGCATGATGCCATTGCTTGACATCAAAACAGCTGCTTACTTGCAGCTTTCTTTTCCTCCCGGACAACTTCACGTGAAACCACACAATTTAACGTAACCTCTGGTCCCCCCCTCACACCTCAAAATCAAATGGAACTgggccttttttgttgttgcatcTTGGTTCTGGAATAATTTTGCGTAATCCCACCATTGACCATATTAAGTCTATTTGTTACTAATATTTGATTTGCCTTTAGTATTGTACTTTATTTTAATTCTCTTATTTTATtccttttactctttttattTTATAATTTCTGTGGCCTATTATTTTTAGTAGTAAATCACTAGTTTAATTTTAAAGCGCTTTGGTTTAACATAGATTGTTTCTATGTGGCCCCAGCCTATATAGCCCTTGCATCAATACCTGTCCATCTACACCACAACCACAtcattttgacatttgacaTCACTATAGGAACAAAATCTCCTTACATCTGCACAAAATGTCTATGGTATTGTTTACTGAGCAATGTTtaattttttgtattattaccCAAGTCATGTTATTACTATGCTCTACAGATCATTCTTAACGTTCTCTGGAAATTTTTGCCTCGTAGCCCTTTGAGGAGGCATATCGGTCTGAGCTGATCCAGTACAAAAAGACCATGGCCCAACTGACACCAGAACAGTCTGCAGCTATCAAAGAGGAGATGAGACAGAAAATGGCCAAAAGAAAGTCCATCCGGAAGCATAGGGTGAGTCCCCACCCCAACCTCTGTCATGCTCTATTGCTGCAACTTTAGTATATGTAAAAAATACTAACTAATTCGTCATTATAGAATGGTATAGCTATAGTTGGTAACAATCAAATGACAACCTGAAACTTAACTTCTCCACATGTAGCCTATGGTGTGGAACTCTGAGATACTATTTTTGTGATACTCCTGTTCACAGCAAAAACATTGCACTGTCCAGACCATGAGGGTGAACATAGCAATAGGAAACTTAAGACATTTTGGAGTTGCTAGTACAAAGACAAACTTGAGActcttaaccctatgagcccgacggacgcaaagtgcgccaaaaaacacacacattttctttgttacattgctccgctattataagtcacagcgagatgagacttatattgcaggaaagagcagaaccggggctttccaacgatactagacacttgtctgtacgatcatgtatgaaaataaaataaaatcatgaagttaaatcaaagtatatcatatttacagtctatattgctctgccttcaccggcgcatccagaactctcgcttgaaatactcgcggaccacgcatcgcacagacatgacacacatatcaaatgaaagaggagaagcagagctttgcattgataccaaatacatcgatcatttcgtattataaaatcagacgaagttacaaacaaataataatgtcatataactttggctacctttactctcgtttgatttcctcgtgaaatcgcgatcaaaaagatatggcacgcatgtcagatgaaagaggagagctagagctatccacagataccaaatacaaccttctagaccataaaacagacgaagtgacagcaaaataataacttcatttagctccacttacctcgtgtttttgtgtggcataatagcatgttcataatccaacgttatcatgtgtttctctatggcaagtcacgttcataacacggttttgagatcctagcaaactcctgtatggtatccaattcaagactcatattgcatccaaatttgtttgacaaataaacactttttgcctttactttgttcattgcaatgcagtaaaacaaatattatagagaatcatcatctgtgcacgtcatgtgtgctaccgcaaacaagtcatgtcagatcagctagtgtcacaaatatggagtgcaaaaagtgccaaaaagtcattttttcatcactaaataaaaattgccatttatttctggaaggcacacaccacatatttctgtaaattgctcagccccaaagtatacctccaccatggttctcatattgccattttcaagacagtcaggcctacacaatcATGCAAGTTtcgtcgagatgtgagcttgctgtggtgagatacatgtcaaaatgtaagaatttgtatagtacgcttttcaaatttttattatttaaaaatctaaatcaaatcaatgcaagtatttatacatgatattgtggcagatctggatagcctagactgtgctgaaaaaaacaatatgtagcatgtgtgaatggcacttacaatgaccaggataaatgcttctaactagaggtagtgaaaatgcccttaaaacagcttagggctcatagggttaaggaACTATCCACATGTGAAAACAGGGCCACTGTGATTGCATATGAGCGGTTATcatttctcttcccctctaGGAGCTGAATAGTCTGGGAAAACCCAAAGGACACAGATCAGGCTTCAACATTTTTATGTCGGAGCATTACGAAAGGGCACGGGGAGCTACAAGTCCGGTAATGGTCTGAAACACCATCACAATAAttaatgtattttttatatacatgtgtatatatatatatagtggaCTTTATATTGGTTTCATGTAGTAACCATGTTTTCCTGGAGAAACTGCCAGCCCTTCATCATTCTAATGCCTGAGAAGAGCTTTATGTTAAAGGTCTTAATCTGAACAGGAAGTAAACTGACAAAAAGAGTATGGGACTTAATGAAAAGAATATGTGTGGTGTGATTATTGAACACTACTTCTTACAGAGATATATTTGTGATTGTGTAAATGTCAGGTTGGCCAAACCGACTTGTTGAAACTTCAAGGACCGTCTTGTTTATTGATACATTGATAACCAAATGAAGTAACATACTTTTTGTTCTCAGGAAAAAATGGCATCGCTGGTGAAAGACTGGAAAAACTTAAACGATTCACAGAAGCAGGTGAGTCTGGTTGTCAAGTTTCACCTTAAGCCTACagtaccttacactgacagactttgacaagatttgggaaagattcttgaaagattgtagtcttttgagtaaagcttgaatgagggccattagttaaaagactgcagtctttcaagaatctttcccaaatcttgtcaaagtctgtcagtgtaaggtaggctttaaaggaatagtttggaattttAGACATGGGGCTTCATTTCCAACTTAACCTGTGTGCTATAAGTCAGTGGGGACCGTTTTCAGCGCATTTCATCCAGTCCATCTACTTGGAGGGTTCGCCGGTGCTAGGTTAGCGCAAGTCAATGGTTCTTAATCCTGCCACTAAAATAGTCTtacacactccacagaacacccgagacaaataaattataacatcagactatcgatgtagATGTCTGTGTCGGTAGAATAATATTAGAAAAAAACTAGCCTTGCATTTCAATGATCGGATTATATtgtgagggactagtttctcagcaGCGGAATTTGACCTTGCTCCGGTTAGTAGTAGTGCCCTACATGTAAAAAGGGTAGCATACTGCATGCACTCCAGTCGGGAGACCTAGGTAATATCAGTCCGCCTCTGCTTTAGCCTATACCTACTGCAAACTACAGCAGACTAAGTATTCCTGTTGCAATGCGAtccaaggttagttttatttctaacattattctatcaacagagacatgtactgtacatctcatcTACTGTCCATGAGTCTGACATGTTGTCTCCGGTATTCTGTGGAGTGTATAAGACTGTTTTTAATGGCAGGCTTATGAAACCGTTGACTTGCACTAGCCTGACATTGACATtgcttaaaggagtcctagaattcaaaaccacattcaccttgttcctgttgaatttaggctgtgagcagtgtccaaaggacaacaccgaagactttaccgcgtcccctgcctgctttcgtatgcaaattgggaaatagaaacagccatgttgaaatgctccaatctgaacagagctcagataagacgtaataggcgcccatccccctttagatacaccccctctcatttgcataccttcgattaataattcttgttaaactgctcttacgatgctagtatctagatatgtggtctatggcagagacgttgtaatgctagcgttattacagctaactttggagagttactatactaagaaatgtactgataaaacttaccaatctaacacattcattctgttggggaatctgctgcacttcatcttcgtcagaaccttcttctgactcggtttatacatgtacggctgtattccttatttaaatccattgttgatagctttatcaaagactttggctttatttaccagcagtaaacgtagtttcactttgctctagcttcagaccggtggattgagccaatcaactttcaggacatatcgggcaatagaccaatcagcgcgcatctcatttgaatattcatgaacttgctgagtgggcgggaaaaacaaactgtttcattgcaaggcttatttatgaccttgtattaggcgatctagcagtgctcttggggcgttttcagccccacaaatttacatatgacattatttaggctcaaagatcaatttgtaatggtcaaaaaatgcgttctatgactcctttaattgCAACAAGTTGACATGAACTGACAACTCTGCTAGATACTGTCTTGTTTGAGCAGTTTGTCATAATGATGATCAGTCTCTCTCTAATCACTCTTCTCAACACCCCTGTCCAGGCGTATGTGCAGCTTTCACAGGACGACAAAGTGCGTTACCTTAATGAGTTAAAGATTTGGGAGAAGCACATGGCGGAGATTGGCAGGTATGACCTGATCAGGTTGAAGAACAAGCCCAGGAAGACCGGGTCTAAAGACACAAAGTAAAAAAGGCAGCCAGAAAGACACCAGCAGCTACAAAGGAAAATACGGCCGCGACAAAAAGGAATAAAGAAGACCTCTGAAAGTGTTGACTGACCCTCCGTCCTGAATAAAAACGTGTCACAGGAAAGGGAATTCTCTGTTGTGTCATTGTAGCGGTTTACGCATAGTGTTGAAGGCATGAAACTACTCAAAACTGTGAAATAATCTCCCCCTATCATTCACACATAAAGCTGTGAGTTAATGATTTGTTATATTCCGTTTTGGTTCACTTCTGGCTTTCATGGTTGGTGTGATGTTTCAACTTCAAACTAAAAACATCCCAAATTCAATGTTCATTGAATTTGCATACTTTGGAGGCTTGATGTTGCCCGATAATTcatcttgtttgttttgatatCATGTGATGTGGCCATGTTAACCGGCTGTCAATGAAAAAATGAACTCTGCTATGGAAGGACTGAAACACCTGATATGCTGATTGACATAAGGCTACAGAAACTCGACCAAATTGATTCAGCTTCAACATTGAAACCTCCCTTGAAAAGGCTTCATTGAGGAATCCAGCTTTAAACGAGTTACGACCCCTTGTAGTTTATCATGCGTAATCAAATGTTATTGCTTAGCATGCTTATAGACTAAGTAGAACCATGTTTTTGTATTCTACATCTTTATTCAATAAACGTATGTtttctaaataaaaaaataacatgcCATTATCTTTTTACAGATGTTCAAGCACATAAGTACAAAACATTCGCTTTAAATAGTCTATTTACATGAAATGGGTTTAAAAATAGCGGTGTGTT is part of the Sardina pilchardus chromosome 22, fSarPil1.1, whole genome shotgun sequence genome and encodes:
- the tfam gene encoding transcription factor A, mitochondrial codes for the protein MAPLSIMAASINILTKSFGLLSTASLARCTCAITAATPFSTTSDGRPKRPTTSYARYVKEQMPRVKQMYPGFKMLEATKKIAERWNELSPNQKRPFEEAYRSELIQYKKTMAQLTPEQSAAIKEEMRQKMAKRKSIRKHRELNSLGKPKGHRSGFNIFMSEHYERARGATSPEKMASLVKDWKNLNDSQKQAYVQLSQDDKVRYLNELKIWEKHMAEIGRYDLIRLKNKPRKTGSKDTK